One Myxococcales bacterium DNA window includes the following coding sequences:
- the trpE gene encoding anthranilate synthase component I has protein sequence MIRPSLEEFESLAARGNLIPVVREFLADLDTPLSLFRRIDDGRTSFLLESVEGGEKWARFSFMGTGARAAFRARGSSVEWSEGGQTTTHEVEGDPLEFLRGKLAELKHVVHDDLDLPRFIGGAVGMVGYDWVRFVEKLPQSNPNVLDTPDVSFVFPETVVVYDNVKHTALVVRHVHLKDGDDPKKRYAETAKAIDATVAELRAPFEQPAVPRAVQQPMDVVRNMTEQEFHAIVERAKEYILAGDIFQVVLSLTLEMPLQVEAFEIYRQLRLINPSPYLYFVRQEGMVLVGSSPEILVRLEGRRIDVRPIAGTRRRGRDAAHDLEMEAELRSDPKEIAEHVMLVDLGRNDAGRVAEIGSVEVNQYAGIERYSHVMHIVSNVQAQLRRGLDWLDLLRATFPAGTLSGAPKVRAMEIIDELENVQRGPYGGCVGYIDYSGNMDMAITIRTLVVKDGRITLQAGAGVVADSIPALEYKECDNKAQALITAIDLAREGYD, from the coding sequence GTGATCCGCCCGTCCCTGGAAGAATTTGAGTCGCTTGCCGCGCGCGGGAATCTGATCCCCGTGGTACGCGAATTTCTCGCCGACCTGGACACCCCGCTTTCGCTTTTTCGCCGGATCGACGACGGCCGTACGAGCTTTTTGCTCGAATCCGTCGAAGGCGGTGAGAAGTGGGCCCGCTTCAGCTTCATGGGGACTGGGGCTCGCGCCGCCTTCCGGGCGCGGGGAAGTTCGGTCGAGTGGAGCGAGGGCGGGCAGACCACAACCCATGAAGTCGAAGGCGATCCCCTCGAGTTCTTGCGCGGCAAGCTGGCCGAACTCAAACACGTAGTCCACGACGATCTCGATCTCCCGCGTTTCATCGGCGGTGCGGTGGGCATGGTGGGATACGACTGGGTGCGGTTTGTCGAGAAGTTGCCCCAGTCGAATCCGAACGTGCTGGATACGCCCGACGTTTCATTCGTGTTTCCAGAGACGGTCGTGGTCTACGACAACGTGAAGCACACAGCGCTGGTTGTGCGCCACGTGCACTTGAAGGACGGAGACGACCCGAAGAAACGCTACGCCGAAACCGCAAAGGCGATCGACGCGACGGTTGCGGAATTGCGCGCGCCGTTCGAACAGCCCGCGGTGCCCCGCGCGGTCCAGCAGCCGATGGACGTCGTGCGCAACATGACGGAACAGGAGTTTCACGCGATCGTCGAACGCGCCAAGGAATACATCCTGGCCGGGGACATTTTCCAGGTGGTGCTGTCCCTGACCCTCGAGATGCCGCTTCAGGTAGAGGCGTTTGAAATCTATCGACAGCTGCGGCTCATCAACCCGAGCCCGTATCTCTACTTCGTGCGTCAAGAGGGCATGGTGTTGGTGGGATCTTCGCCCGAGATCCTGGTGCGCCTCGAGGGTCGACGCATCGACGTGCGTCCGATCGCGGGGACTCGCCGTCGCGGGCGGGACGCCGCCCACGATCTGGAGATGGAAGCCGAACTGCGAAGTGATCCCAAGGAAATCGCCGAACACGTGATGCTGGTCGATCTGGGGCGCAACGACGCCGGTCGTGTGGCCGAGATCGGGTCGGTCGAGGTAAATCAATACGCCGGGATCGAGCGCTATAGCCACGTCATGCACATCGTCTCCAATGTTCAGGCGCAGCTGCGCCGTGGACTCGATTGGCTCGACCTGCTGCGGGCGACGTTTCCGGCCGGCACGCTTTCGGGTGCACCCAAGGTGAGGGCGATGGAGATCATCGACGAACTCGAAAACGTTCAGCGCGGTCCCTACGGAGGCTGTGTCGGGTACATCGACTACTCGGGCAACATGGACATGGCGATCACCATCCGCACCCTGGTCG